A genomic region of bacterium contains the following coding sequences:
- a CDS encoding NDP-sugar synthase: MIKKAMIMAAGAGTRLNPLTAKIPKPMVPVANTPIIELILKHLQKFGINDVVANTHYCAEAIHNAFGGKNHLGVNFSYVYEEALTGTAGGLKKCESFFEQGETFIVVSGDALTNVNIEELYKQHKESGALASIALREVPVEEVEHFGVVVTDENSKIIGFQEKPKQEEAKSNLVNTGIYIFETDIFNYIPENTFYDFAKNVFPSIMKNNEIFCGFKINDYWNDIGTLAQYKSSSFEILNGIADLQMPYKESKDGWIAESSKIGSNVTVENKIVVGENTVIEDNVVSKGNNVIGNNCLIKSGAQIKDSILWDNVVIEENASLDGCIIANNVKIKAGVSLDKNSIVPQDVVITKPEDLYKETANV; the protein is encoded by the coding sequence TTGATAAAAAAAGCAATGATAATGGCGGCAGGAGCCGGAACAAGACTAAACCCCCTAACGGCAAAAATCCCTAAACCAATGGTGCCTGTTGCAAATACGCCGATTATTGAGCTTATTTTAAAACATCTTCAAAAATTTGGAATAAACGATGTTGTAGCCAACACACATTACTGCGCTGAAGCTATTCACAACGCTTTTGGCGGAAAAAACCATCTTGGCGTCAATTTTAGCTATGTATATGAAGAAGCTTTAACAGGAACAGCAGGCGGTTTAAAAAAGTGTGAAAGCTTTTTTGAACAGGGCGAAACTTTTATTGTAGTAAGCGGTGATGCTTTAACTAACGTAAATATTGAAGAATTATACAAACAACATAAAGAATCAGGCGCTCTCGCATCGATTGCACTAAGAGAAGTTCCTGTGGAAGAAGTGGAGCATTTTGGAGTTGTTGTTACAGACGAAAATTCGAAAATCATAGGTTTTCAGGAAAAACCAAAACAGGAAGAAGCCAAGAGCAACCTTGTAAATACAGGAATCTATATTTTTGAGACCGATATTTTTAATTATATCCCTGAAAATACATTCTATGATTTTGCAAAAAATGTTTTCCCTTCCATTATGAAAAATAATGAAATATTTTGCGGGTTTAAAATAAATGATTATTGGAATGATATTGGCACTTTAGCCCAGTATAAATCATCATCTTTTGAAATATTAAACGGAATAGCAGATTTGCAAATGCCTTATAAAGAGTCAAAAGATGGATGGATTGCCGAATCTTCTAAAATCGGCAGCAATGTAACTGTCGAAAATAAAATTGTTGTCGGCGAAAATACTGTAATTGAAGATAATGTGGTTTCTAAAGGCAATAACGTTATTGGAAATAATTGTCTTATCAAGTCAGGTGCGCAAATTAAAGATTCAATTCTCTGGGACAATGTAGTTATTGAAGAAAACGCAAGTCTTGACGGTTGTATAATAGCAAATAATGTTAAAATCAAGGCTGGAGTAAGCCTTGATAAAAATTCTATAGTTCCTCAGGATGTTGTGATTACAAAACCCGAAGATTTATACAAAGAAACAGCGAATGTTTAA